The Acinonyx jubatus isolate Ajub_Pintada_27869175 chromosome D1, VMU_Ajub_asm_v1.0, whole genome shotgun sequence genome includes a window with the following:
- the KCNE3 gene encoding potassium voltage-gated channel subfamily E member 3 encodes METTNGTETWYKSLHAVLKALNATIHNNLLCRPGPDNLTEKRRASLPGRDDNSYMYILFVMFLFAVTVGSLILGYTRSRKVDKRSDPYHVYIKNRVSMI; translated from the coding sequence ATGGAGACCACCAACGGGACTGAGACTTGGTACAAAAGCCTGCATGCTGTGCTGAAGGCTCTAAATGCCACTATTCACAACAACCTGCTCTGCCGGCCAGGGCCAGACAACCTGACAGAGAAGCGGCGGGCCAGCCTACCTGGCCGTGATGACAACTCCTACATGTACATTCTCTTTGTCATGTTTCTATTTGCTGTCACTGTGGGCAGCCTCATCCTGGGATATACCCGCTCCCGCAAAGTGGACAAGCGCAGTGACCCTTATCACGTGTACATCAAGAACCGTGTGTCTATGATCTGA